The following coding sequences are from one Triticum aestivum cultivar Chinese Spring chromosome 5A, IWGSC CS RefSeq v2.1, whole genome shotgun sequence window:
- the LOC123106753 gene encoding uncharacterized protein yields MPRAGHPLAPLEHKGRPRDPQANPSPTFSLSRRLPLCLVCPGGLVAATSPSSRPLAPPRCSNSPGAPSSYSAPTASARSSRSAFEPSPSASFPDYIRRSPSLDPRLSNELRHHRAFCKLRYPETDVGVTEYDYVIDVPSSCATELPGKPPLINRYRLLFSLLLALE; encoded by the exons ATGCCGCGTGCTGGCCATCCCCTGGCTCCCCTAGAGCATAAAGGCCGACCCCGCGACCCCCAGGCGAACCCTAGCCCCACCTTCTCCCTCTCGCGTCGCCTCCCTCTCTGTCTTGTTTGCCCGGGTGGGCTCGTCGCTGCCACATCGCCGTCGTCGCGGCCACTAGCTCCCCCTCGCTGTTCCAACAGCCCAGGAGCACCATCGTCCTATTCTGCACCGACTGCAAGCGCCAGGTCGAGTCGGAGCGCGTTCGAGCCGTCTCCATCGGCCTCCTTCCCCGACTACATCCGCCGGTCACCGTCGCTCGATCCACGTCTCTCCAACGAGCTCCGGCATCATCGAGCCTTCTGCAAGCTCCGCT accccgagaccgacgttGGTGTgactgagtacgactacgtcatcgACGTCCCTTCTTCTTgtgcaacagagcttccaggcaagcccccccttatcaacagatatcgcctactcttctctctactgcttgcattagagtag